The Limnospira fusiformis SAG 85.79 genomic interval GCTAAGTTTTTCACTGGTCATCATAGGTGTAATCAATGACTACAGACAGCTTTAATATCAAATAAGTAAGTTTCCCAAAATCAAGACTAAGCCTTATATATGGTCATGGGAGGCATTTGGATCACCTACTTATTAATCTGATTCATCTATTGTGGCTGGCTTGAATCCTTAGAGCCAACTTTTTCGCTATCATCTTCGCGATCATCTTGATCAGCCACCCTTTCCAATGATTTAGATAACTTTTGGGCTTCTTGTTTTAAGCCTTCCAGGTCGCTGAGAGTCCTTTCCAAATCCTCCTGTAAAAATTCCGCCGCCTGACGAATTTTTTGATCTAAGCCTTCTGTATACTGGGGCGGATTTTCAACCATTGATTCTGACACAATTACTCGCTTACTACCCGCACTGGTCATGGCTGATGCTGGCATAATATAGACTCCCTGTAAAATGCCTCGCAAACCACCATCAGTTTTGAACAAATAATTAGTCACTGTACCCGTATCATTTTTAATTAGATAGTCAACCAGAACCCCCACTTTTTTACCAGCATTAGTCCACACTTCATGATTAATGCTAGAATCAGCATTTTCTGGCAATATAAAATTGCCCTCATCTGAGGATTTATTCAC includes:
- a CDS encoding PRC-barrel domain-containing protein, whose amino-acid sequence is MNAKKGIIKRSDLIGRLVLDRQSVEQLGHIEERAADLNSNQVIGFTTKSGMLPVGGKKRAFSWQQIETIGVDAVLVNKSSDEGNFILPENADSSINHEVWTNAGKKVGVLVDYLIKNDTGTVTNYLFKTDGGLRGILQGVYIMPASAMTSAGSKRVIVSESMVENPPQYTEGLDQKIRQAAEFLQEDLERTLSDLEGLKQEAQKLSKSLERVADQDDREDDSEKVGSKDSSQPQ